In a genomic window of Arachnia rubra:
- a CDS encoding DUF6041 domain-containing protein: MKKSSKGSVELRARRVLGACYLVAGIAKCFPSWESTEGRLTQALEANRGTVFEEPTAWLLREHQGANALVASSMTGAGVAMLAGEGPLVDAALVGTLPMLGTFVTVLHRALPAVIPVDIAFAGAALWILRKRRMRRKMQDV; encoded by the coding sequence ATGAAGAAGAGTTCGAAAGGCTCAGTTGAGCTTCGGGCGCGCAGGGTGCTAGGCGCATGCTATCTTGTCGCAGGCATCGCAAAATGCTTCCCCTCCTGGGAGAGCACTGAGGGGCGTTTGACGCAGGCGCTTGAGGCGAACCGTGGCACGGTGTTTGAGGAGCCCACCGCGTGGCTTCTTCGCGAGCACCAGGGGGCGAATGCCCTCGTAGCATCTTCGATGACGGGCGCTGGTGTGGCAATGCTCGCGGGAGAGGGACCGCTTGTCGATGCGGCGCTCGTCGGCACCCTGCCTATGCTCGGCACGTTCGTCACAGTGCTTCATCGGGCACTGCCGGCTGTCATTCCCGTGGATATCGCTTTTGCGGGAGCCGCGCTTTGGATTTTGCGCAAGCGTCGTATGCGCAGGAAGATGCAGGACGTCTGA
- a CDS encoding class I SAM-dependent methyltransferase → MKLDALEEYCEERAISRGLDHDARAIVEKAREDLAQIPETASLAVFSRVRGFLRTIVLGAVSDHVVDGVVQPRPDWDVEIWREFCVLARRLGVFEAGWEVDEVRLRPSYAWTAAGREPQGQVAADREDYFFMIRFAEEARAETAPVWIRRDDVAYFPWMIDYFREIEGIDFTGRRPMREGTAFCSDLGEMAFVKFTHASFNALLDAVRPGVFLDVGCGEGRHVVAASSHPAVRRALGVEVDPDVAASARARVTAQGGEIVTGDICCYQPDEPVDMAFACYMLFYLEEEQQVDMLRMIREALAPGGVFVLCQYFPDFEEPQEALVEETSGSDALARYVAEVARSCVDAEVLLNRMLAHFRSPVYWAKYRAMLREAGFRLKEILPADPLFYSFYIIAEKG, encoded by the coding sequence ATGAAACTCGATGCTCTTGAGGAATATTGTGAGGAGCGGGCGATCAGCCGTGGACTTGACCATGATGCCCGTGCCATCGTTGAGAAGGCGCGTGAGGATCTCGCGCAGATTCCGGAGACGGCCTCGCTGGCCGTGTTCTCTCGTGTGCGTGGTTTTCTTCGCACAATCGTGCTGGGGGCGGTGAGCGATCATGTGGTCGATGGCGTGGTGCAGCCCCGCCCTGACTGGGATGTGGAGATCTGGCGAGAGTTCTGCGTGCTGGCTCGACGTCTTGGAGTTTTTGAGGCCGGGTGGGAGGTGGATGAGGTTCGCCTGCGTCCCTCGTATGCGTGGACTGCCGCTGGTCGGGAGCCGCAAGGTCAGGTTGCTGCGGACCGTGAGGATTACTTTTTCATGATCCGGTTCGCAGAGGAGGCCCGTGCCGAGACCGCGCCTGTGTGGATACGTCGCGACGATGTCGCATACTTCCCCTGGATGATCGACTACTTCCGTGAGATCGAGGGTATTGACTTCACGGGTCGACGGCCGATGAGAGAGGGGACCGCGTTCTGCTCGGATCTTGGGGAGATGGCGTTCGTCAAGTTCACGCACGCGTCCTTCAACGCTCTTCTGGACGCTGTCCGGCCAGGCGTCTTCCTCGACGTGGGATGCGGTGAAGGTCGACATGTCGTTGCCGCGTCGTCGCATCCCGCCGTTCGTAGGGCTCTCGGTGTGGAGGTGGATCCTGACGTCGCTGCATCGGCCCGTGCGCGGGTAACTGCCCAAGGAGGTGAGATCGTCACGGGTGATATCTGCTGCTACCAGCCGGATGAACCGGTCGACATGGCGTTCGCGTGCTACATGCTCTTCTACCTTGAGGAGGAACAACAGGTCGACATGCTGAGGATGATCCGTGAGGCGCTTGCCCCTGGCGGGGTCTTCGTGCTTTGCCAGTATTTCCCCGACTTTGAGGAGCCTCAGGAGGCTCTCGTCGAGGAAACATCGGGGAGCGACGCGTTGGCGCGATATGTTGCAGAGGTTGCGCGATCCTGCGTCGACGCTGAAGTGCTTCTCAATAGGATGCTTGCTCACTTCCGCTCTCCTGTATACTGGGCGAAATACCGGGCCATGCTACGAGAGGCGGGTTTCCGGTTGAAAGAGATTCTACCCGCTGATCCTCTTTTCTATTCCTTTTACATCATCGCAGAGAAAGGTTAG
- a CDS encoding acyl-CoA dehydrogenase family protein produces MRLPKASDSEDLERLLSWAKKAGGELDSQGTFRARFRQAGKLGLTGLGVPKDYGGAGLSAYESVAVIEALSENSDDAGFIFAMCAHNFACVRPLAAFGNSQQRERWLPGLVEGSLIGAFAVTEPEAGSDAMGGKASAQSDGDSWRLSGAKAMITNAPEADLILVIAKTAQGRSFFASSGFLVPVGAPGFECGVSYEKPFMPSAPLGDLRLDGCQVGPEAMLGGAGAGGAVFSMAMAWERVCLHGLYLGQCRRALREAREYLASREQFGQRLIDLQAVGHALAEAATGLEAARSLLLRAATALDAESSDAAVLGDMAKVVVSRAALDVGLVCTRLQGGAGLFGSSAQRLVRDALPAQVFSGSNDVLLDNIARALDFAHRDQRVSAKGK; encoded by the coding sequence ATGAGACTGCCCAAAGCCTCTGACTCAGAGGATCTTGAGAGACTGCTTTCTTGGGCCAAAAAGGCAGGAGGTGAGCTTGATAGCCAGGGCACATTTCGTGCTCGTTTCCGTCAGGCCGGGAAGCTGGGCCTGACCGGCTTGGGTGTTCCAAAGGATTATGGTGGGGCGGGGCTCTCGGCTTACGAGTCGGTGGCAGTCATTGAGGCGCTCAGCGAGAACAGCGACGATGCAGGCTTCATCTTCGCTATGTGTGCGCATAATTTCGCCTGTGTCCGGCCCCTCGCGGCATTTGGAAATTCTCAACAACGGGAGAGATGGCTTCCCGGACTCGTTGAGGGTTCTCTTATCGGGGCTTTCGCGGTGACAGAACCAGAAGCCGGTTCCGATGCCATGGGTGGCAAGGCGTCGGCACAGAGCGACGGCGACAGCTGGCGTCTCAGCGGCGCCAAGGCGATGATCACAAACGCTCCTGAGGCCGATCTGATTCTGGTCATCGCAAAAACAGCCCAGGGACGTTCCTTCTTTGCATCCTCAGGGTTCCTTGTCCCCGTAGGCGCCCCTGGGTTTGAGTGTGGCGTCTCCTATGAAAAGCCATTCATGCCCTCTGCGCCGCTTGGTGATCTGAGGCTGGATGGCTGCCAGGTCGGTCCAGAGGCCATGCTTGGGGGCGCGGGTGCAGGGGGCGCGGTTTTCAGCATGGCGATGGCCTGGGAACGTGTGTGCCTTCACGGGCTCTATTTGGGCCAGTGCCGACGCGCTCTCAGAGAGGCTAGGGAGTATCTGGCGTCGAGAGAGCAGTTCGGACAGCGCCTCATCGATCTTCAGGCAGTGGGACATGCCCTCGCGGAGGCTGCGACAGGCCTGGAGGCGGCGAGGTCTCTCTTGCTGAGAGCGGCGACTGCACTCGATGCTGAGTCTTCCGACGCTGCTGTCCTCGGGGACATGGCCAAGGTGGTCGTCAGCCGGGCAGCCCTCGACGTGGGGCTTGTATGCACGCGTCTTCAGGGGGGCGCGGGCTTATTCGGCTCCTCGGCTCAGAGGCTTGTTCGTGATGCCCTTCCAGCACAGGTCTTCTCTGGGTCGAATGATGTCCTGCTCGACAACATCGCCAGAGCTCTCGACTTCGCACATCGTGACCAGCGCGTCTCTGCGAAGGGGAAATGA
- a CDS encoding beta-ketoacyl [acyl carrier protein] synthase domain-containing protein, with product MNALVVTSSAVCSDSDVGDIDALLRRCRIPVSYRSSLSWAQILSLRAAEECLSRSEGYDGESTGVLVGLTGSTAIQRRNAMRIACSASRLWSDEGVNPDEAVDAVLEAFGSGPQDKIGEMASSIPARLAVAFRLRGRVLALDAHETTVAAVFSHALLLLENCVTALLLVFVDEPDNASDMRAWSQKTCMDPGVPREGQAVAMLVRNAKPHDVLPRVLGARIRRRPCAGPHRYPDEEESRELLGGSDVRCRFSGPVRVTDLALSVMNTLDECGEGEAEREVVVTSVSGAAAVVHVAGGACDVDAPEDRAGRGVAIAGAGAWFASAQGRKAFDRICEPLFADLGNRLPRQLRSEGNMRVGRSYCALGAAVCPQDIPVGGFALQPARARALGPMHLLALHVCREAVDNAGVDLSGRNGMVVVGMPIGVPHGRLSSLGSDEADGMFERLGNALGGEAEISLRLRRRLLAESLESGACTAHSIDARSSGSVAAFVADGLGLAAVPLAVEAACASSLAALDVAARALRAGEVGYVLVCGVDFPAWARDLVLCSELGMLSRTAMTPFSEAADGFLPGDGAGAVLLLPDEELSGDAVRVLGVGGSCDARSMLAPDVEGQKAAMRAALVEAGVKASTVGYIEAHGTGTVRGDTVELDSLAAVYGPGELCIGSVKSYIGHAFSAAGMAGLLRAEAAAGSGMFPSSHGLTDVDRQRLRRRGVYVPSQREPFTRTEECIRRTAVSAFGTGGINYHVVLEGGKNDETAQSL from the coding sequence GTGAACGCACTTGTTGTGACCAGCTCGGCCGTGTGCTCCGACTCTGACGTTGGAGACATCGACGCGTTGCTCCGGCGCTGTCGTATTCCTGTGAGTTATCGGAGCTCCCTGTCCTGGGCACAGATCCTGTCTCTGCGAGCTGCGGAGGAATGCCTCAGCCGCTCTGAGGGATACGACGGGGAAAGCACTGGTGTTCTTGTCGGTCTCACAGGCAGTACTGCAATTCAGCGGCGTAATGCGATGCGCATCGCCTGCAGCGCCTCCAGGCTCTGGTCCGATGAGGGGGTGAACCCCGATGAGGCCGTTGATGCTGTGCTTGAGGCATTCGGCAGTGGGCCCCAAGACAAGATTGGGGAGATGGCGAGCAGCATACCGGCGCGTCTCGCTGTGGCATTTCGTCTTCGTGGTCGTGTTCTCGCCCTTGATGCGCACGAGACCACCGTGGCGGCAGTGTTTTCCCACGCCCTTCTGCTGCTCGAGAACTGCGTCACCGCTCTCTTGCTGGTGTTTGTGGATGAGCCTGATAATGCCTCTGATATGCGGGCATGGTCGCAGAAGACCTGCATGGATCCGGGAGTTCCTCGGGAGGGTCAGGCCGTGGCGATGCTCGTCAGGAATGCGAAACCACACGATGTCCTTCCGCGAGTTCTCGGGGCGCGCATTCGGCGACGGCCATGTGCAGGACCTCACCGCTACCCCGATGAGGAAGAGAGCCGTGAGCTTCTTGGTGGAAGTGATGTCCGATGCCGTTTCTCCGGGCCTGTGCGGGTTACAGACCTGGCGCTCAGCGTGATGAACACGCTCGATGAATGTGGTGAGGGGGAAGCCGAGCGTGAGGTCGTGGTGACCTCGGTGAGCGGAGCGGCTGCTGTGGTGCATGTCGCGGGCGGCGCCTGTGACGTCGATGCTCCCGAAGACCGCGCGGGACGTGGCGTTGCGATTGCCGGAGCGGGCGCGTGGTTTGCGAGCGCTCAGGGGCGGAAGGCATTCGACCGGATCTGTGAGCCTTTGTTCGCGGACCTGGGTAATCGTCTTCCTCGGCAGTTGCGCTCCGAGGGGAATATGCGAGTGGGCCGTTCCTATTGCGCACTCGGTGCTGCTGTGTGCCCACAGGATATCCCAGTCGGAGGATTCGCGCTTCAGCCTGCCCGGGCACGTGCGCTGGGGCCCATGCATCTCCTTGCCTTGCATGTGTGCCGTGAGGCCGTTGACAATGCGGGGGTTGATCTTTCGGGTCGCAACGGCATGGTCGTCGTCGGAATGCCGATTGGTGTTCCGCATGGCCGACTGAGCAGCCTCGGATCGGATGAGGCCGACGGGATGTTTGAGCGGCTGGGTAATGCGCTCGGCGGGGAAGCAGAGATCTCGCTTCGTCTCCGCCGTCGTCTGTTGGCGGAATCCCTGGAAAGCGGCGCCTGCACAGCGCATTCGATCGATGCGCGTTCCTCTGGCTCGGTTGCTGCGTTCGTCGCCGATGGGCTGGGACTTGCGGCCGTGCCGCTCGCAGTCGAGGCGGCCTGCGCCTCAAGCCTTGCCGCTCTTGACGTTGCTGCCCGGGCTCTGCGCGCAGGTGAGGTCGGATATGTGCTGGTGTGTGGGGTTGACTTTCCAGCGTGGGCACGGGACCTCGTCCTCTGCTCCGAGCTGGGGATGCTGAGTCGGACTGCTATGACGCCGTTCTCCGAGGCCGCCGACGGGTTTCTTCCTGGTGACGGGGCGGGGGCGGTGCTCCTGCTGCCGGATGAAGAGCTCAGTGGTGATGCCGTCAGGGTGCTCGGAGTGGGGGGCTCGTGTGATGCGCGATCCATGCTGGCCCCGGATGTGGAGGGCCAGAAGGCCGCCATGAGAGCGGCGCTTGTGGAAGCTGGTGTGAAGGCCTCAACCGTCGGATATATCGAGGCGCATGGGACCGGAACTGTGCGTGGCGACACCGTTGAACTCGACTCGCTGGCCGCTGTCTACGGACCCGGGGAGCTGTGCATCGGATCGGTGAAGTCCTACATCGGACACGCTTTCTCGGCTGCCGGGATGGCGGGGCTTCTCCGTGCTGAGGCGGCTGCTGGCAGTGGAATGTTCCCGAGTAGCCATGGACTCACGGACGTGGACCGCCAACGCTTGAGGAGACGAGGCGTCTATGTGCCCTCGCAGAGAGAGCCCTTCACGAGAACGGAGGAATGCATCCGTCGTACTGCTGTCAGTGCCTTCGGTACAGGAGGCATTAATTATCACGTCGTGTTAGAAGGAGGAAAAAACGATGAGACTGCCCAAAGCCTCTGA
- a CDS encoding PEP/pyruvate-binding domain-containing protein, with the protein MTGQMTCTTVRGGVVKLGEGGQLPARREQLGGKGASLDSLAAWGLPVPRGFCVTSGLLDRGLDEEGRALIREAYRRLGSPVVAVRSSALLEDGESSSAAGVYETVLGVNTEEGLLTAITSCLASGLSDRAEAYYGGTRESASMAVIVQEMVDARTSGVFFTVDPLAPESGESVVESSWGAGEGVVQARVAVDRFRLDVKSGRTLRAEIGDKPDKIMIRPGEGPTTVAVSRDRRLEASLSEEERKQLCMFARQVCERFAGPVDLEFCVGAEGIRLLQARRITALDALPDELSSREFSPYEVDVIPSVRAGTMWSRMDIGEIFNGMMTPMGLGFARHYQYQVHVDCVRSTGIADGGRAELHMGYLRGYVYLNISYTARLLQQSPASRNQAGFTERFRSEETAAETYSNPFGERPGAVESLRGAAHWAFMTCRELVSMRARARRLDRWRFEALRSAEDEDLSKLSRYQLGRKLEEALAAFHTTHVGYMPYYLNAAGVYQVLERISRAWLNETSVDELVNGVKSDMSALRTVRTAGDLAALARVAQQIPDVARILRGESAPRRLAALSDSAEGRDFLASHVAQFLREHGTRGRQEMELSRPRWVDDPSYVLTMLSAYLTQPGLLETVETHVSERRNPTNILATLPHRRAFILRAIVRAYTEFSRLREVTRMPMVTAIWLVRRVVVECARRAVADGLLRSAEEAWLLDFEDFRRCLAGGLAWEKFFSREAVERGREEHDRNLCGPEPPLTIIGTWNGSIPEKTSNSDGSDEALLTGLGTSAGIVEGRARVIVDVASQAGEMQSGEVLVTTFTDASWTPLFAMAAGVVADTGSLLSHSSIVARELRIPSVVNTRYGTSQIRTGDWVRVDGSQGTVRILGRDESQP; encoded by the coding sequence GTGACGGGGCAGATGACATGCACCACGGTTCGTGGGGGCGTCGTCAAGCTCGGCGAGGGCGGCCAGCTGCCCGCGCGTCGCGAGCAATTGGGCGGCAAGGGGGCGAGTCTTGACTCACTCGCTGCCTGGGGGCTGCCCGTTCCGCGGGGCTTCTGCGTCACAAGTGGGCTTCTTGACCGAGGGCTTGACGAGGAGGGAAGGGCACTCATCCGCGAAGCCTACCGCCGTCTCGGGAGCCCGGTTGTCGCAGTGCGCAGCTCTGCTCTGCTTGAGGATGGGGAATCCAGCTCTGCAGCGGGTGTTTATGAGACTGTCCTGGGGGTGAACACTGAGGAGGGGCTCCTCACAGCGATTACGAGCTGCCTTGCCTCTGGCCTCTCGGACAGGGCTGAAGCCTATTACGGTGGCACCCGAGAATCGGCGAGTATGGCTGTGATCGTCCAGGAAATGGTGGATGCGCGCACCTCAGGAGTTTTCTTCACGGTGGATCCCCTAGCGCCTGAGAGCGGGGAGTCGGTGGTGGAGTCGAGTTGGGGTGCGGGTGAGGGTGTCGTCCAGGCGCGTGTCGCAGTCGACAGGTTCCGACTTGATGTGAAGAGCGGAAGAACGCTGAGGGCTGAGATAGGGGATAAGCCTGACAAGATCATGATCCGGCCCGGTGAGGGGCCGACAACGGTTGCTGTCTCCCGGGATCGGCGTCTTGAAGCGAGCCTTTCTGAGGAGGAGAGGAAACAGTTGTGCATGTTCGCACGGCAGGTCTGTGAGCGATTTGCCGGTCCTGTGGATCTTGAATTCTGTGTCGGAGCGGAAGGGATTCGGCTTCTGCAGGCACGTCGCATCACTGCGCTTGACGCGTTGCCCGACGAACTCTCATCCCGCGAATTCTCACCCTATGAGGTGGATGTCATCCCCTCGGTGCGTGCCGGGACAATGTGGTCCCGGATGGATATCGGCGAGATCTTCAACGGGATGATGACTCCGATGGGCCTCGGATTTGCTAGGCACTACCAGTACCAGGTTCATGTTGATTGTGTGCGTTCCACCGGAATTGCGGATGGCGGACGTGCTGAATTGCACATGGGATATTTGCGCGGGTATGTGTATCTCAACATCTCTTACACCGCACGACTGCTTCAGCAGTCGCCTGCTTCACGGAATCAAGCGGGTTTCACAGAGCGTTTCCGCAGCGAGGAGACGGCTGCGGAGACATACAGCAATCCTTTTGGGGAGCGTCCCGGAGCCGTTGAGTCTCTGAGAGGGGCAGCTCATTGGGCGTTCATGACATGTCGGGAACTCGTCAGCATGCGCGCTCGGGCACGACGTCTTGATCGGTGGCGGTTCGAGGCGCTTCGCTCTGCGGAGGACGAGGATCTTTCCAAGTTGTCTCGGTATCAGCTTGGAAGAAAACTTGAGGAGGCCCTTGCGGCTTTTCACACGACACATGTCGGGTACATGCCGTACTACCTCAACGCGGCTGGTGTGTATCAGGTGCTCGAAAGGATCAGTAGAGCCTGGCTCAATGAGACGTCTGTGGATGAGCTTGTCAATGGTGTGAAATCAGACATGTCCGCGTTGCGGACCGTGAGGACCGCCGGGGATCTTGCGGCTCTCGCGCGTGTGGCTCAGCAGATTCCAGATGTCGCGCGGATTCTTCGGGGTGAATCTGCCCCCCGACGGCTTGCGGCCCTCTCAGACAGTGCGGAAGGGCGTGACTTCCTCGCATCACATGTTGCCCAATTCCTCCGAGAACACGGCACGCGCGGACGCCAGGAGATGGAGCTCTCACGTCCTCGTTGGGTTGATGATCCGTCCTATGTCCTGACGATGCTGTCGGCCTATCTCACGCAGCCCGGACTCCTTGAGACGGTGGAAACTCACGTGTCAGAGCGACGAAATCCCACCAACATATTGGCAACTCTGCCGCATCGCCGTGCCTTCATTCTCAGAGCGATCGTCCGTGCATACACCGAATTCAGTCGGCTCAGGGAAGTGACGCGCATGCCGATGGTGACGGCAATCTGGCTTGTGCGTCGCGTTGTCGTCGAATGCGCCCGGCGTGCAGTGGCGGATGGACTGCTGCGTTCTGCGGAGGAAGCGTGGCTGCTCGATTTTGAGGATTTCCGACGCTGCCTGGCAGGCGGACTGGCATGGGAGAAGTTCTTTTCCAGGGAGGCAGTTGAACGGGGACGTGAGGAGCATGACCGCAACCTTTGCGGGCCTGAGCCTCCGTTGACGATCATCGGCACCTGGAATGGAAGCATCCCCGAGAAGACCTCGAACTCTGATGGGAGTGATGAAGCTCTGCTGACCGGTTTGGGCACGAGCGCTGGGATCGTCGAAGGCCGGGCACGCGTCATCGTCGATGTCGCATCCCAGGCTGGAGAGATGCAGTCTGGGGAGGTCCTGGTCACCACATTCACAGATGCATCATGGACTCCGCTGTTTGCCATGGCCGCGGGAGTTGTGGCTGATACCGGTTCCCTGCTTTCACACTCGTCTATCGTCGCGCGAGAGCTGCGCATTCCCTCCGTCGTGAATACCCGGTATGGAACCTCACAGATTCGCACCGGTGATTGGGTGCGTGTGGATGGCTCCCAAGGCACTGTGCGGATTCTGGGCAGAGACGAAAGCCAGCCGTGA
- a CDS encoding SAM-dependent methyltransferase has protein sequence MGALKTFAKMVSASWMPGLAAVQARLMGPYYRAVFLASAARCGLLTALAGNRSLTAQQVIQRLGADTRPDLVAPWLDFGVASGVLRRDVEGRFRLRAIEARLLARDVSGVGPAGLLEVVLYHCEAILVAPRLAVSGGALTLEDPAVIARSTRLVEPLVKSVVRHLVQQVKPRTWLEVGAGDGEYALYARKQEPGLRVTCLELEEELVERMRDMFVREGVSESVTAECGDVRDLEDRRFDVVTLHNLIYYFPQKERVDLLRHCAQLLEPGGRLLLTTSVPGRVTAVSALDLWFRCSAVASGLPSEEELREALQQAGFGDVACTRPLPGFSLIAFTACREEAAL, from the coding sequence ATGGGAGCGCTGAAGACCTTCGCAAAGATGGTCAGTGCTAGTTGGATGCCGGGTCTCGCGGCCGTTCAGGCACGTCTGATGGGTCCTTACTACAGAGCCGTTTTCCTTGCCTCGGCCGCTCGTTGTGGTCTGCTGACGGCTCTCGCGGGAAATCGTTCGCTCACTGCGCAACAGGTGATACAGCGGCTTGGAGCCGACACCCGACCTGACCTCGTGGCCCCATGGCTTGATTTTGGTGTTGCTTCTGGAGTGCTTCGTCGCGACGTCGAGGGGCGCTTCAGGCTACGCGCAATTGAAGCACGGCTGCTCGCCAGGGACGTGAGTGGGGTCGGCCCGGCGGGGTTGCTTGAGGTCGTCTTGTACCACTGTGAGGCGATCCTTGTTGCTCCTCGGCTTGCCGTTTCTGGGGGTGCCTTGACGCTTGAAGACCCGGCTGTCATAGCGCGCTCAACGCGCCTCGTGGAGCCCCTGGTGAAATCCGTGGTGCGTCACCTCGTGCAGCAGGTCAAGCCGCGAACGTGGCTTGAGGTCGGAGCCGGGGACGGGGAATACGCGCTTTACGCCCGGAAACAGGAACCAGGCCTGCGTGTGACATGCCTCGAACTTGAGGAGGAGCTCGTCGAGCGCATGCGGGACATGTTCGTCCGTGAGGGAGTCTCCGAGAGCGTGACGGCTGAATGCGGTGATGTCCGCGACCTGGAAGATCGCCGGTTCGATGTCGTGACCCTCCATAACCTCATCTACTATTTCCCCCAGAAAGAACGTGTCGATCTGCTGAGGCACTGCGCGCAGCTGCTTGAGCCGGGAGGTCGTCTCCTTCTCACGACATCCGTGCCCGGACGCGTCACCGCCGTCTCCGCCCTTGACCTGTGGTTCCGTTGCTCCGCTGTCGCCTCGGGACTGCCCTCTGAGGAGGAGCTGCGGGAGGCACTCCAGCAGGCCGGGTTCGGTGACGTTGCCTGCACACGTCCACTGCCAGGTTTCTCCCTCATCGCGTTCACTGCCTGTCGGGAAGAGGCGGCACTGTGA
- a CDS encoding thioesterase II family protein codes for MVVVSLTVRKSSPGSLLNADKTCDHRPLFVLFHHAGGASSVFYSWVERLEAHGEVVALDLPGRRRRLHDPVIRDITSAIVDVTETLRAALGTRPGRPFMMLGHSMGALLAYEAALDLRSKGFREPEALFVSGSRVPSEYGESTRLLGIGGDADIAAEALGGSSELMALGARLPSPERIALLQADLEICRSRRQRGEAPLSCPVIALTGRGDSVATSEQIKRWARYTTGPFSRREYSGSHFFLFDDAVASEVVDELICWADQIY; via the coding sequence GTGGTGGTGGTCTCATTGACAGTGCGGAAATCGTCGCCGGGATCCCTACTCAACGCCGACAAGACATGTGACCACCGTCCGCTCTTCGTCCTCTTCCACCATGCTGGAGGCGCGAGTTCCGTCTTCTACTCATGGGTTGAGCGTCTTGAGGCTCACGGTGAGGTTGTGGCCCTCGATCTACCCGGACGGCGACGGCGTCTGCACGACCCCGTGATCCGGGATATCACTTCAGCCATTGTGGATGTCACCGAAACTCTGCGGGCAGCCCTTGGAACAAGACCCGGAAGGCCATTCATGATGTTGGGGCACAGCATGGGGGCGCTTCTGGCCTATGAGGCTGCTCTCGACCTCAGAAGCAAGGGCTTCCGGGAGCCTGAGGCCCTCTTTGTTTCAGGCAGCCGTGTTCCCTCGGAATACGGTGAGTCGACTCGCCTGTTGGGCATTGGTGGTGACGCTGACATCGCGGCCGAGGCCTTGGGAGGAAGCTCCGAACTCATGGCCCTTGGAGCTCGGCTCCCGAGCCCAGAGCGTATCGCCCTGCTTCAAGCCGATCTTGAGATCTGTCGCAGTCGACGACAGCGGGGTGAGGCGCCGCTTTCCTGTCCAGTCATCGCGTTGACGGGGCGTGGGGATTCCGTTGCGACGAGTGAGCAGATCAAACGATGGGCCAGGTACACGACGGGTCCATTCTCGCGACGTGAGTATTCAGGCTCGCACTTCTTTCTGTTCGACGACGCCGTCGCTTCAGAGGTCGTTGACGAGCTCATCTGTTGGGCCGACCAGATCTATTAG